The following are encoded together in the Thermodesulfobacteriota bacterium genome:
- a CDS encoding bifunctional 4-hydroxy-2-oxoglutarate aldolase/2-dehydro-3-deoxy-phosphogluconate aldolase, translating into MKVLEALTKYKVVSVIRAQDAKKAREMAEACIYGGIKLIEITFSFPNAEDVIADLVEKKDCLIGAGTVLSREMAEIAIQSGAKFIVSPHTDGKIISYSKSREIVAIAGALTSSEIVNAWKLGADMVKIFPVKAVGGPSYVKAIKETLPFIEIMTTGGVTVENFTDFLNAGASIVGLSSDLIGRDGFFDREATFSKSKTVIEKLAMNDKRIGNN; encoded by the coding sequence ATGAAAGTTCTCGAGGCTTTGACGAAATACAAGGTAGTTTCTGTGATACGAGCCCAGGATGCTAAAAAGGCCAGGGAGATGGCAGAGGCATGTATCTATGGGGGCATAAAGCTTATTGAGATCACCTTTTCCTTTCCCAATGCCGAAGATGTTATAGCGGATTTAGTGGAGAAAAAGGACTGCCTTATTGGGGCGGGAACGGTTCTGAGCCGGGAAATGGCTGAAATAGCAATTCAATCTGGGGCAAAGTTCATAGTCTCTCCACATACCGATGGGAAAATAATTTCTTATTCTAAATCCAGAGAAATAGTCGCTATAGCGGGCGCCCTCACTTCATCAGAGATAGTGAATGCATGGAAGCTCGGTGCAGACATGGTAAAGATATTTCCAGTCAAAGCCGTTGGAGGCCCCTCATACGTAAAGGCGATAAAAGAAACGCTCCCATTTATTGAAATAATGACCACCGGCGGGGTAACAGTTGAGAACTTCACTGATTTTTTAAATGCGGGTGCTTCAATTGTGGGGTTATCGAGTGATTTGATTGGCAGGGATGGATTTTTTGATAGAGAAGCAACATTCAGTAAGTCAAAGACAGTC
- a CDS encoding Fur family transcriptional regulator: protein MQQQITLGEEKVNSFINRCKKLGIKVTPQRIAIYKELADTDEHPSTETIYKKILKYHPNISLTTVYRTLETFEKLGLVSVVNVLYNAARYDANLEPHHHLVCVVCKKVKDFYDDSLTNLNIPQKALLEYKLLGYTIQLNGICSDCGNRKS from the coding sequence ATGCAACAACAAATCACGCTAGGGGAAGAAAAGGTAAATTCATTTATTAACCGATGTAAAAAACTCGGGATCAAGGTTACTCCGCAGAGGATTGCCATCTATAAAGAACTCGCGGACACCGACGAACATCCCAGCACCGAAACTATTTATAAGAAGATCTTGAAATATCACCCAAATATTTCCCTGACCACTGTTTATAGGACGCTTGAGACTTTTGAGAAACTGGGGTTAGTTTCCGTAGTAAACGTTCTTTACAATGCCGCCCGTTACGACGCCAATTTAGAACCCCACCATCACCTGGTATGCGTTGTGTGTAAAAAGGTGAAAGATTTTTATGATGATTCACTCACGAATTTAAACATTCCCCAAAAGGCCTTACTAGAATATAAGTTGCTCGGATATACAATCCAACTCAACGGAATCTGTTCTGATTGTGGAAACAGAAAATCCTGA